AAAGGTGGCCGCCCCCGCGACAATCGCCCCCATTGCCGCATAGGTCACGCCCTCCGCGACAATGCTGGTAATATCCGCCAGGATGCTGGAATGAATGATCTCATCGCCCTGCCGGGCTGCGCGGTTATCCATGGGTCAGGCTCTGCTTAAAAAACTGGTTGTATATTTTATTAAGGAAGGCATTAATCTCTGTTCCCTTTCAGGCATATATAAATGACAAAACTCATCATGAGAATATGATAATATCCATTAGCTCTTTACCCGATATAAAAGGGAAAATAAAAAGGTATGATTTCCGCTAATGCTGAATGATATTTACAATGATGAATATATTCTAAGCGTTCGTCTTATAAATAAGACGGCGCAAGTATAAAGAGATTTTCGGCCATCTTTGCGATACGCTGCTCTTCTGCCAGTTTTTTACGCCATTCTTCTGGAATTGATGAATAACCATATAATGCACCAGCAATTTGACCCGCTGTAGCCGCCACACTATCTGCATCATCTGCAAGATTAGTTGCCAGCAGGATGGCATCGCGAAAATTATCAGTATGCCAGACCGCCCAAAGTGCAGCTTCAAGTGTATCAATCACGTAACCGCTTGACCGAATTTGATTGCGATCTTTGTGTTTATACTCTCCGGCATTTATTAGTGCAGTTCGTGCATTGAAAGGGCAAACATGAGCTGATAAAGCCTGCTGCTTATCAGCTCCATTTAAAAGCCAGTAAAGGATAAGACCAAGTAATCGGCTACAATCTCCGGATTCGACTGCGCCATGTGTAGCCCGTCCTTGTTGTTCTGCATCGTAAAGTGCATGAATCAAAGAATGGCGTTGAAAAATAACCGAAGGTGAAAGACGAATAATAGACGCGTTGCCAGCGGTTTCAGGATCAACATTACCAAACCAATCATCGCCTTGCTGAAGAAATTGTTCGAGAGCATATCGTGTCGTATTACCAATATCAAAACAAATACCATTGACACTGTTGACACCATATCTGTACCAGTTAACTAAACGATTTCGAAAATCAGTTAAATCCAGTCGATTTTTAAAAAGATAAGTTTCAGCCAGACAAAGCGCCATTGATGTATCATCGGTCCATTCTCCCACCCGCAATCCAAATGGCCCACCACCCACCATATCATCAATTTGATATTGATCACGCTGCTGGAACTCAAGTGTCGTACCCACAGCATCTGCAACAGCTAAACCAACTAAAGCCCCTTTAGCACGATCATACAGAATAACGTCGTCTACCAGAGGAAACGTTAATGATAACCATTGAGGAAGAGGCTTTATTTCATTAAGCCAGGATTGATAATCGAGTTGGAATACCCCCCGACTTATCTTATCTATTGGAAATTTTTCGGGGAAATTTTCAATGTAATTTCTCCGGACATAACACGCTATAGTAGAGTATTCCTCTCTCAGGTCAATCATTCTATTTTCACCTAAAGAAACTCATCCGTTCAATATAATGAGGTTTGTTCTTAGTGTTTGAGAGACAAGAACCACTCCTTTTGATATTCATCCTGTCGCTCAGGATCTAAAACCAGCCCCTGATCTTCATAATCGAATATATCAACCAAATCTTCTTTACGAGCTGGCTTTCCACGTGTCGTCTCATATGCACTCATACCCATTGTCATTTGTCTGGCCATTCTTGATGGAAGTACATTGAGCCTGGCACCTTTGCAATAATACGTTATCGACTTATCCATCTCTCTTAATTTGCGGAAACACTCATAAAAATCATCAGCTTCAACGATAAAGTTATTATTGAATGGAATGTCAACTTCCAATATACATTTTTCACTAACTGTCAATTTGAGTTCAACTTTGTTGAGCTTTCCATTATGGAGACAAGTGATACTTTTTTAATAAAACTCATTTTAATATCTCGAAAAATTAATAAAACTAAACCCTACGAAACTTCCATCACCATTCACCGGTGTTACACCCAGGATATCTTTTACAGAGGGACGCAGCATTGTGTGCTATCGTCCATAATACGGTGACCGCAGCACGCCGCAGGTCAGCATCGCGGGCAAATGGCTGGCTGAAGCGGGGTTTGAGACCGGGCAGGTGGTCACCTTCAGGGTGGAGACGGGTTGTCTTATTCTAACAGCGGGCGGCTGAAGTAAAAAACCGGAAGGATCATTCAAATCGCTTCCGGCTTAATTTTTTAATCTAAGAAATCATCGTTTTCAAGATAATAAATAACTGCATTTAATAACTCATCTTTACTTGATTTTGGATGGTGCTCTAACTTATTTTGGATAATAGCTTTAAATGTCGGGTATTCTAGCCATGTTTTATAATCATCCTCCATATCATCATCCTCCTCGGCTGACTCAGCAAGATAATAATTAGCACTTTCGATTATGGATTTCTTACTAAGAAAATCTTCATCCACATAAAAGCCGCCCACTTTAGGTAAATCTTTATATACAGATAACAAACCGTCAAAGCCTTTAATCGTCTTCATAGATCACTCTTTTTTTCAGCGACACGTAGAACCACCACCCCATTTTTTACGACCACCTGAACCATCTGGATGGTAGATTTTGTGATATGACCGATGATCATCGTAATCAACCAAGCTGAGTACTCCGCTTTTATTTTCATGATGCCACGTCATATCTGGAGGAGAATATTTACTAAACTTTCCTTTAGAGTTAGGTTGAACATGTTCAATAAGATCAGGATATTTCGTTTGCATTTCACGTTTAAACTCTGCATCTGCATTTAAACGTTCATATACAGATTGATTCCCTCTTCTAAAATGTTCAGCATCCGACAACTCATATTCTGAAGGGTTCAAAGTATGCTCATGGAACACATGATATTTCCCTAATCCACGCTCCCCTTCACCTTTATATAATCCCAGCGGATCTATCCATGTGAACGCATTCGGCGCATAAGCGTAAAGGTTTAACCCACCCGCCAGCCCTATCGGGTCCTGCTGCGTAAACCGTCCGCTGTCCGGATCGTAATACCGGAACAGATTGTAGTGCAGTCCTGTTTCCCGGTCCAGGTACTGGCCCTGCATCCGCAGGTTCTGCGCGAAGCCGGGGGTCTGGAGGGCCGACTCACGCAGCAGTTTGCCCCACGCGCCGTTAACTCCTTCCCAGCTGATGCGGCCTTCGCGGTCCGTCAGCCGCTCCGGCATGCCGTTTGCCGCGCAGTGGAACCAGAATATTTCCGGGCTGTCCACGCCGTCGATACGCGCCAGCGGCTCAAAGCTCTGTGCCCCGCTGTACACATACGTCAGCGGCACGCCATCCTGAATCTCCTGCAACAGGCGGAAGCCTTCCCAGACGAAGCGCGTGGTCACCGCCTTCCCGCCCGGCCTGCCCTGCACCAGCGGCTGCCGCGTTTTGCTGATACGGCGGCCCAGCGGGTCATACTGAAAACTCACCCGCACCGGCGGCCGGTTGCGGTCGTACGGTTCGCTCAGCACCTCCGTCAGACGATGTTCACCGTCGTAACGGTAGCGCCAGCGGACCTGCCCGTTGTCCTTCTCCGTGGTGCGGCCATGCACGTCATACTGCCAGCGGATGCCGTTCAGCTGCGTCACCCGGTTGTACGACACCGCACCGGCATGGCGCTCCAGTGGATTCCCCGCCGCGTCCCAGCGCCACTGACCATTCCCCGGCTGTACGCCCTCCTGCCCCAGCAGGCGGCCCGCGCTGTCATACTGCCACAGCGTCTGGCTGAACGGGTTGTCGTCCCGTTCTTCGCGGATAAGGTTGTTACGGTAGTCAAAATCGCGACGGCGTGACCAGCAGCGCGGGGCCGGACGCTGCGCATCGCCGTTAAACACATCCTTTTTCACCAGACGGCCCAGGCGGTCATACTCAGTACGCGTCGTCAGCCCGCCCTGGCTGCGGCTCAGCTCCCGGTGCAGCGTATCGCGGGTGAATTCGCTCACCGTCAGGCTGTCCAGCGCGATGCTCAGCAGATGCCCAGCGCATCGTAACGGAAGGTGATTTCCTTCTCCTCTACTCGGCTCCAGGCCGTGTCCGCGAACTGCGGATTATTGAGCAGATAGCACAACCCAGGCAGAGTTTCCTTAAAGGGATATACCATTCGGAACAGCTATTCATTTAAAATCAGTCAGATATAAAATCATGGACCATAAAAATGCATTAAGGTATCAAGATCATCCCGATCTTTTTCAGTTAATGTATCTTTTTCCATGCTGTCATATTTATGTCTAATTCCTTTCATTGGAATAGAATTATCGTTAGCTTTTGCTAAATCCATTAATTCATCAATATCAGTCTGATTTTTTAAAGTCCTTTTCAGTAGTTCCAACAACATTATTTCTGCATCTTTTTTACCTAGCATATACATTTGATTAATCCGATAGTATTGTAATTGAGTCAAAATTGATAACCTGTACATCTGCATGTATTACCGTTCGGGTGGAGGTTGGTTGTCTTACTCTGACCACCGG
The window above is part of the Pantoea cypripedii genome. Proteins encoded here:
- the tri1 gene encoding ADP-ribosylarginine hydrolase Tri1, translating into MIDLREEYSTIACYVRRNYIENFPEKFPIDKISRGVFQLDYQSWLNEIKPLPQWLSLTFPLVDDVILYDRAKGALVGLAVADAVGTTLEFQQRDQYQIDDMVGGGPFGLRVGEWTDDTSMALCLAETYLFKNRLDLTDFRNRLVNWYRYGVNSVNGICFDIGNTTRYALEQFLQQGDDWFGNVDPETAGNASIIRLSPSVIFQRHSLIHALYDAEQQGRATHGAVESGDCSRLLGLILYWLLNGADKQQALSAHVCPFNARTALINAGEYKHKDRNQIRSSGYVIDTLEAALWAVWHTDNFRDAILLATNLADDADSVAATAGQIAGALYGYSSIPEEWRKKLAEEQRIAKMAENLFILAPSYL
- a CDS encoding DUF7716 domain-containing protein, with the translated sequence MKTIKGFDGLLSVYKDLPKVGGFYVDEDFLSKKSIIESANYYLAESAEEDDDMEDDYKTWLEYPTFKAIIQNKLEHHPKSSKDELLNAVIYYLENDDFLD
- a CDS encoding HNH endonuclease — encoded protein: MDPLGLYKGEGERGLGKYHVFHEHTLNPSEYELSDAEHFRRGNQSVYERLNADAEFKREMQTKYPDLIEHVQPNSKGKFSKYSPPDMTWHHENKSGVLSLVDYDDHRSYHKIYHPDGSGGRKKWGGGSTCR